From the Misgurnus anguillicaudatus chromosome 17, ASM2758022v2, whole genome shotgun sequence genome, one window contains:
- the gabpa gene encoding GA-binding protein alpha chain, whose protein sequence is MSKSETEEMIEIEIDGQEKQECLEEGIEEQTITAAELITQDIDISEPIGNLKKLLEPRIQVPLDGYDICLQDILLHPDHSLFDQGVKTDGTVQLSVQIVMNKGEEKLNILEIVKPVETVEVVIDPDAATAEEGHLVEDGQVIAVERAAIPDETSEQVTRWAAALEGYRKEQVRLSIPYDPVQWTADQVIHWAVWVMKEFGIEEMEVGGIHIPGRQLCAFSQDEFLQRVPSGEILWSHLELLRKYVLASQDQSQDATVTIDQPVQIIPAPVQQATPTAIKVLKHNKTARAPRISGEERSSPGNRTGNNGQIQLWQFLLELLTDKDSRDCISWVGEEGEFKLNQPELVAQKWGQRKNKPTMNYEKLSRALRYYYDGDMISKVQGKRFVYKFVCDLRTLIGYSAAELNSLVTECEQKKLARVQLHSLGQPGHTVTLATATGQPVTTVTLAAAALEKDC, encoded by the exons ATGTCGAAAAGTGAGACAGAGGAGATGATTGAAATAGAGATTGATGGACAGGAGAAACAGGAGTGTCTAGAGGAGGG AATTGAAGAGCAAACCATTACAGCAGCTGAACTGATCACACAAGATATTGATATCAGTGAGCCGATTGGGAACCTAAAGAAATTATTGGAGCCTCGCATTCAAGTCCCACTGGATGGATATGACATCTGCTTACAGGACATTCTA TTGCATCCTGACCACAGCCTGTTTGATCAAGGAGTGAAGACAGATGGCACAGTACAGCTCAGTGTGCAGATTGTTATGAACAAAG GTGAAGAGAAATTGAATATTCTTGAGATAGTGAAACCAGTGGAGACTGTAGAGGTGGTGATTGATCCAGATGCCGCTACAGCGGAAGAAGGTCATTTAGTAGAGGATGGACAGGTGATTGCAGTGGAGCGAGCCGCCATTCCAGATGAAACCTCAGAACAGGTGACCCGCTGGGCAGCTGCACTGGAAGGGTACCGCAAGGAGCAGGTTCGACTGAGCATCCCCTATG atcCAGTCCAATGGACCGCAGATCAGGTAATCCACTGGGCAGTCTGGGTGATGAAGGAGTTCGGCATTGAGGAAATGGAGGTCGGAGGTATTCATATTCCCGGCCGGCAGCTCTGTGCTTTTAGTCAGGATGAGTTCCTCCAGAGAGTGCCAAGCGGAGAGATACTTTGGAGCCATCTGGAGCTGCTACGCAAGT ATGTACTTGCAAGTCAGGATCAGAGTCAAGACGCTACAGTCACCATTGATCAAC CTGTACAGATCATTCCTGCCCCTGTGCAGCAGGCCACGCCCACAGCCATTAAGGTTCTGAAGCACAACAAAACCGCCCGAGCCCCCCGTATCTCAGGAGAGGAGCGCAGCTCGCCTGGCAACCGCACGG GTAATAACGGTCAGATCCAGCTGTGGCAGTTTCTCCTGGAGCTGCTCACGGATAAGGACTCCCGGGATTGTATTTCCTGGGTGGGTGAGGAAGGCGAGTTCAAGCTCAATCAGCCTGAGCTGGTAGCTCAAAAATGGGGTCAACGTAAGAACAAGCCCACCATGAACTACGAGAAGCTAAGCAGAGCTCTCAG GTACTACTATGATGGAGACATGATCAGCAAAGTGCAGGGCAAGCGCTTTGTCTACAAGTTTGTGTGTGACCTGAGGACTCTGATCGGATACAGCGCCGCAGAGCTCAACAGTCTGGTGACCGAGTGCGAACAGAAGAAACTCGCCCGCGTGCAACTGCACAGCCTCGGACAGCCCGGCCACACAGTCACATTGGCCACGGCTACAGGACAACCCGTCACCACAGTCACTTTGGCTGCAGCGGCTTTAGAGAAAGACTGTTAA